A region from the Candidatus Neomarinimicrobiota bacterium genome encodes:
- a CDS encoding UDP-3-O-acyl-N-acetylglucosamine deacetylase, translated as MIVCQRTPVRSITLEGKGLHTGVPCRLTVNPAPENHGISFKRTDIPESPEIPANPDSVVDLSRGTTLGSGDVRVHTIEHVMAALRACHIDNAIIEMDGPEPPVGDGSAKPYLDLLKSIRSREQGVPRPELIITTPVTYTDPADNVIIKVFPAETFRVTFLVDYADHLTMGTRFYSLDSMEAFEKEIAPARTYSLLSEMKSVMQRGFGKGGTLDNNIVFIDREISEDELKELKTLFKVDHDIRLGNTGILDERPLRFPNEPVRHKILDLVGDLYLLGMPVRGHVMAFRSGHRNNVAFVKKLIEVYGPLIHTLRTPEPGAGFLSALMPDFAPVPQGWRMMKEDTQVRSVFKPVEYQGDYLDKGLIFRLLGLSSASPLLYEKVHTIRRIIFSGVRDLKFFKDIPRREYTFLSRIIHAEKHELTVSSRMMSGGKEVICEGIFMLKIERNI; from the coding sequence ATGATTGTGTGTCAGCGAACACCGGTACGGAGCATAACTCTGGAGGGGAAAGGTCTGCATACCGGTGTACCCTGCCGGCTGACTGTGAATCCTGCTCCCGAGAATCACGGGATTTCTTTTAAACGGACCGATATTCCTGAATCTCCCGAAATTCCGGCAAACCCGGACTCGGTTGTGGATCTCTCCAGGGGAACTACCCTGGGATCCGGGGATGTCCGTGTTCACACCATCGAGCACGTGATGGCCGCTCTCCGGGCTTGTCACATCGACAATGCTATCATTGAAATGGACGGCCCCGAGCCTCCGGTTGGAGACGGAAGCGCAAAACCATATCTGGATCTTCTGAAAAGTATCCGGAGCAGGGAACAGGGTGTGCCCCGTCCCGAACTGATTATTACAACACCTGTGACCTACACGGATCCTGCCGATAATGTGATCATTAAAGTATTTCCCGCAGAAACCTTCCGGGTGACTTTTCTGGTGGATTATGCCGACCATCTGACCATGGGGACCCGTTTTTATTCCCTGGATTCCATGGAGGCTTTCGAAAAAGAAATTGCTCCGGCACGGACCTACAGTCTGCTGAGTGAAATGAAATCGGTGATGCAGCGCGGATTTGGAAAAGGGGGAACCCTCGATAATAATATTGTCTTTATTGACCGGGAAATTTCAGAGGATGAACTGAAAGAATTGAAAACGCTTTTCAAGGTGGATCATGATATTCGCCTGGGAAATACCGGTATTCTGGATGAGCGGCCGCTCCGTTTCCCCAATGAACCTGTCCGGCATAAAATTTTGGATCTTGTGGGGGATTTATATCTGCTGGGAATGCCCGTTCGTGGACATGTCATGGCCTTCCGGAGCGGACACAGAAACAATGTCGCCTTTGTAAAAAAATTGATTGAAGTCTATGGACCCTTGATTCATACACTGAGGACTCCCGAACCGGGGGCCGGATTCTTATCTGCCCTGATGCCCGATTTTGCTCCGGTTCCACAGGGATGGCGGATGATGAAAGAAGATACGCAGGTCCGATCGGTCTTCAAACCTGTTGAATATCAAGGCGATTATCTTGATAAGGGACTCATTTTCCGTTTGTTGGGACTATCTTCGGCATCACCCCTCCTCTATGAAAAAGTCCATACCATTCGGCGTATTATATTTTCCGGCGTCCGGGATTTGAAGTTTTTCAAGGATATTCCCCGGAGAGAGTATACATTTCTGAGTCGGATAATTCATGCGGAAAAACATGAATTAACAGTTTCCTCACGGATGATGTCCGGGGGAAAAGAGGTGATATGTGAAGGAATTTTTATGTTGAAAATTGAGAGAAATATATGA
- the lpxA gene encoding acyl-ACP--UDP-N-acetylglucosamine O-acyltransferase has protein sequence MSLIHQTAIVSPKAELGNHVRIGAYAIIDEDVIIGDETHIAEHAIIRPGARIGKHCQIYPGAIVSEISQDLKYKGEKTETIIGDRTIIREYATIHKGTADRMKTVVGDDCMIMAYVHVAHDCKIGNNCIFSNATQLAGHVTVEDFVIIGGMTGIHQFVQIGAHAFVGGYMRISKDVPPYILAAGMPARYAGLNHVGLTRRGFSPDVLKKLKEFYKILYRSDYNISDALKYIETSVELIPETQHAIDFIKVSNRGLI, from the coding sequence ATGAGTTTGATTCATCAAACAGCGATTGTCAGCCCCAAAGCGGAACTTGGTAATCATGTGCGCATTGGAGCTTACGCGATTATTGATGAGGATGTGATCATCGGGGATGAAACCCATATCGCCGAACATGCGATTATCCGTCCCGGTGCTCGTATCGGAAAACACTGCCAGATTTATCCAGGAGCCATCGTCAGTGAAATTTCACAGGATTTAAAGTACAAAGGCGAAAAGACCGAAACGATTATTGGGGACAGGACCATCATCCGTGAATACGCCACCATCCATAAGGGGACGGCGGACCGGATGAAAACCGTGGTGGGAGACGATTGCATGATTATGGCTTATGTTCATGTTGCCCATGACTGCAAAATCGGAAACAACTGTATTTTTTCAAATGCCACTCAATTGGCCGGACATGTAACCGTTGAGGATTTTGTGATCATCGGCGGGATGACGGGGATCCACCAGTTTGTACAAATCGGCGCCCATGCCTTTGTAGGCGGGTATATGCGGATCAGTAAGGATGTGCCTCCCTATATCCTGGCTGCCGGAATGCCTGCCCGCTATGCAGGGTTAAATCATGTGGGACTCACCCGCAGGGGGTTCTCACCGGATGTGCTGAAAAAATTGAAAGAATTTTACAAGATTTTATACCGTTCCGATTATAATATTTCCGATGCCCTGAAATATATCGAAACATCGGTTGAACTGATCCCCGAAACTCAACATGCCATTGATTTTATTAAAGTATCAAACCGGGGGCTCATCTGA
- a CDS encoding 1-deoxy-D-xylulose-5-phosphate reductoisomerase: MKNIGITGSTGSIGTNALKVIEKNPGEFNIVFLTANRQVEKLAAQARVFKPEMVVIGDESKEKALQSLLKGEPIRIFAGSKAITRVCRESACDIILNAIVGSKGMEASIETVRSGKDLALSNKESLVMAGDLINELARKHHVRILPVDSEHSAIWQCLLGEKEKNVQSLILTGSGGPFRERNPETFESITVKEALKHPNWSMGAKITIDSATMMNKGLEIIEAYHLFHLSPDRIEVLIHPQSIIHSLVRFVDGSVKAQLGVPDMKIPIQFALSWPDRFPVEWKALDLAEIGSLTFQKPDYTRFPAIPLAVDALRTGGTAPAILNVANEQAVYRFLNEEIPFTGIIPIIEKALEHFPVEAAETPEKLICLEKNVTEFVKSLSFKKGVLPQ; encoded by the coding sequence ATGAAAAATATTGGAATCACCGGATCAACAGGCAGTATCGGCACCAACGCCCTGAAAGTTATTGAAAAGAATCCCGGGGAATTTAACATTGTCTTTCTGACAGCAAACAGACAAGTGGAAAAACTGGCGGCCCAGGCCAGGGTCTTCAAACCGGAGATGGTGGTGATTGGTGATGAATCCAAAGAAAAAGCACTCCAATCCCTTCTCAAAGGCGAACCGATCCGAATTTTTGCCGGCAGCAAAGCAATTACCCGTGTGTGCCGTGAATCGGCATGCGATATTATTCTCAATGCCATTGTGGGCAGCAAGGGGATGGAAGCCTCCATTGAGACCGTCCGGTCCGGGAAAGATCTTGCCCTGAGCAACAAGGAAAGTCTGGTCATGGCCGGGGATCTGATCAATGAACTTGCCCGAAAACATCATGTCCGGATATTGCCGGTGGACAGTGAACATTCGGCTATCTGGCAGTGCCTGCTGGGTGAAAAAGAAAAAAATGTCCAAAGCCTGATTCTGACAGGTTCCGGTGGACCGTTCCGGGAAAGAAATCCTGAAACGTTTGAATCCATTACGGTAAAAGAAGCTCTGAAGCATCCCAATTGGTCTATGGGGGCGAAAATTACCATTGATTCCGCTACCATGATGAATAAAGGCCTGGAAATTATTGAGGCATATCATCTTTTTCATCTTTCGCCGGACCGCATCGAGGTTCTGATCCATCCACAGTCCATTATTCACAGCCTGGTCCGTTTTGTGGATGGCTCAGTAAAAGCCCAATTGGGTGTTCCGGATATGAAAATCCCCATTCAGTTTGCTCTCTCCTGGCCGGACCGCTTTCCCGTCGAATGGAAAGCCCTGGATCTTGCAGAGATTGGGTCTCTTACCTTTCAAAAACCGGATTATACCCGTTTCCCGGCCATCCCCCTGGCCGTGGATGCCCTCAGGACCGGTGGAACGGCCCCGGCCATCCTCAATGTGGCTAATGAGCAGGCGGTGTATCGCTTTTTAAATGAAGAAATTCCCTTTACGGGAATTATTCCCATTATAGAAAAGGCCCTGGAGCATTTCCCCGTGGAAGCTGCAGAAACTCCTGAAAAGCTTATATGCCTTGAAAAAAATGTAACTGAATTTGTAAAATCCCTCTCATTCAAAAAAGGAGTCCTTCCTCAATGA
- the rseP gene encoding RIP metalloprotease RseP has protein sequence MIYIFATIIVLGILVFVHELGHFLAAKATGIRVETFSLGFPPKIVCKKWGETEYCLSWIPLGGYVKLSGMIDESLDENWAATEPQPWEYRAKPGWVKVLVSSAGVLMNLFLAVIIFSVLTFQNGIAVPAEEPVIGEVYTGMPAESAGLQKGDRILSINKIPVRTWEEMTEQIQVLAGQEILIELSRNNEILRLTLTPVPQQSVVDGEIKTVGMIGVSADYTIRQAGMFESIKYGFRNTGYWLNLTVKSLGMVITGKESLKNIGGPIMIAQLAGESAKTGVGALFGFIAIISVNLALINILPIPALDGGHIVVAVTESILRRELRLKTKIRIQQAGMAILFTLIAIVLLNDIFRLFNGS, from the coding sequence ATGATATATATTTTCGCCACAATCATCGTTTTAGGCATTCTTGTTTTTGTCCATGAACTGGGCCATTTTCTGGCAGCCAAAGCCACCGGTATACGCGTGGAAACCTTTTCTCTGGGATTTCCCCCTAAAATTGTCTGTAAAAAATGGGGGGAGACGGAATATTGCCTTTCCTGGATTCCCTTGGGGGGATATGTCAAACTGTCGGGAATGATTGACGAAAGCCTCGATGAAAACTGGGCCGCCACTGAACCCCAGCCCTGGGAATACCGGGCTAAACCGGGTTGGGTGAAAGTCCTGGTCTCATCGGCCGGTGTACTTATGAATCTTTTCCTCGCGGTGATTATTTTTTCCGTTTTAACATTCCAGAATGGCATCGCTGTTCCCGCCGAAGAACCTGTCATCGGTGAAGTGTACACCGGGATGCCTGCCGAATCGGCGGGGCTTCAAAAAGGGGACCGGATTTTGAGTATTAATAAGATACCCGTCCGTACCTGGGAGGAAATGACCGAACAGATTCAGGTTCTTGCGGGACAGGAAATCCTGATCGAGCTTTCCCGCAATAATGAAATTCTTCGCTTGACTCTCACACCGGTTCCACAGCAATCCGTTGTGGATGGTGAAATCAAAACAGTAGGCATGATCGGTGTGAGCGCCGATTATACCATCCGACAGGCCGGTATGTTTGAAAGTATTAAATATGGGTTTCGGAATACAGGATATTGGCTGAACCTTACCGTTAAATCCCTGGGCATGGTGATTACCGGCAAGGAAAGCCTGAAGAATATCGGTGGTCCCATTATGATTGCCCAGCTTGCAGGAGAATCGGCGAAAACCGGCGTCGGTGCCCTTTTTGGCTTTATTGCCATTATCAGTGTCAATCTGGCTCTGATTAATATTCTGCCCATTCCGGCACTGGATGGCGGGCATATTGTGGTTGCCGTGACAGAAAGCATACTTCGGCGCGAGCTTCGTCTTAAAACAAAAATCCGTATCCAACAGGCAGGAATGGCGATTCTCTTTACTCTCATCGCCATTGTCCTGTTAAATGATATTTTCCGCTTATTTAACGGATCATGA
- a CDS encoding DNA-3-methyladenine glycosylase, producing MIFHSDVNKRLPRNFYMQPTETVAEALLGCLLVRILADGNVLSGRICETEAYLGEWDTACHTSSGKTPRNRVMYGQGGLVYVYFVYGLHHMLNVVTEKEGKGCAVLIRGVIPEQGIEYMKENRGDKMPLTDGPARLTQAFQITREHNGLDLVTSREMAIIPGYRERTSSVIRTTRIGIDYAAEKDKQALLRFVLRPGSG from the coding sequence ATGATTTTTCATTCTGATGTAAATAAGCGTCTGCCCAGAAATTTCTACATGCAGCCTACGGAAACAGTGGCGGAAGCATTACTGGGGTGTCTGCTGGTTCGTATATTAGCAGATGGAAATGTGCTTAGCGGCAGAATCTGTGAGACCGAAGCCTATCTGGGAGAATGGGATACGGCCTGTCACACATCATCAGGAAAAACACCCCGGAATCGTGTCATGTATGGGCAGGGTGGATTAGTTTATGTCTATTTTGTCTACGGGCTCCATCATATGCTCAATGTAGTGACGGAAAAGGAAGGAAAAGGCTGTGCCGTACTCATCCGGGGCGTGATTCCCGAACAGGGAATTGAATACATGAAAGAGAACCGGGGTGACAAAATGCCCTTAACGGACGGACCTGCCCGCCTGACTCAGGCTTTTCAGATCACCCGTGAACACAACGGTCTGGATCTGGTGACATCCCGGGAAATGGCTATCATACCGGGATACCGGGAACGGACATCATCCGTGATACGGACGACCCGTATTGGTATTGATTATGCTGCGGAAAAAGATAAACAGGCCCTCCTCAGGTTTGTGCTGAGGCCCGGGTCAGGTTGA